In a single window of the Roseiconus lacunae genome:
- a CDS encoding TraR/DksA family transcriptional regulator: protein MARKDSLEKLRKILQKRRDAIVRSALGDLSLLQGRASKSADVLDAVADTVQSELNSQLLEVESRELAAIDEAIERLNRGEYGTCETCQKPIPLTRLRAVPHARECIECHRLAEKRRSHPAARMNRMFDSYQTDGAS, encoded by the coding sequence ATGGCCAGAAAAGACTCGCTCGAAAAGCTACGTAAAATTTTGCAAAAACGCCGTGATGCAATCGTGCGGTCGGCCCTGGGGGATCTGAGTTTGCTTCAGGGGCGGGCCTCGAAATCCGCCGATGTGCTCGATGCCGTCGCCGATACGGTGCAGTCGGAACTCAACAGCCAGCTCCTTGAGGTGGAAAGTCGCGAATTGGCAGCAATCGATGAAGCGATCGAGCGGCTTAACCGAGGAGAATACGGAACTTGCGAAACCTGTCAAAAGCCGATCCCGCTGACGCGACTCCGTGCCGTACCGCATGCCCGCGAGTGCATCGAATGCCACCGGTTGGCCGAAAAACGGCGATCGCACCCGGCGGCACGGATGAATCGCATGTTTGACTCGTATCAAACCGACGGTGCGTCTTAG